Proteins encoded in a region of the Labrus bergylta chromosome 9, fLabBer1.1, whole genome shotgun sequence genome:
- the rap2c gene encoding ras-related protein Rap-2c, whose translation MKEYKVVVLGSGGVGKSALTVQFVTGTFIEKYDPTIEDFYRKEIEVDSSPSVLEILDTAGTEQFASMRDLYIKNGQGFILVYSLVNQQSFQDIRPMRDQIVRVKRFEKVPLILVGNKVDLESEREVAGSDGRALAQEWGCPFIETSAKSKTMVDELFAEIVRQMNYSTLPEKQEQCCTACVVQ comes from the exons ATGAAAGAATACAAAGTGGTCGTGCTGGGCAGCGGCGGCGTCGGTAAGTCCGCGCTGACCGTCCAGTTTGTCACCGGCACTTTCATCGAGAAATACGACCCGACCATCGAGGACTTTTATCGAAAGGAGATCGAGGTGGACTCGTCTCCGTCCGTGCTGGAGATCCTGGACACGGCGGGGACGGAGCAGTTCGCCTCCATGAGAGATCTTTACATAAAGAACGGACAGGGCTTCATCCTGGTCTACAGCCTGGTCAACCAGCAGTCATTCCAG GATATTAGACCAATGAGGGATCAAATAGTGCGAGTGAAGCGCTTTGAGAAGGTGCCGTTGATCCTGGTCGGGAACAAAGTGGACCTGGAGTCTGAGCGTGAGGTCGCCGGGTCAGATGGACGAGCTCTGGCTCAAGAGTGGGGCTGTCCTTTCATTGAAACTTCTGCAAAGAGCAAGACTATGGTGGACGAGCTCTTCGCGGAGATCGTGCGACAGATGAATTATTCTACACTGCCAGAGAAGCAGGAGCAGTGCTGCACAGCCTGCGTGGTGCAGTGA
- the zgc:92907 gene encoding UDP-N-acetylglucosamine transferase subunit ALG13, which yields MKTVFVTVGTTSFDELSNTITCPESVQALKARGYERLVLQVGRGSVVPAADSCPQVKLEVFRFKDSIAEDMKQADLIISHAGAGSCLEALGAGKPLLVVVNDKLMDNHQLELARQLHIDSHCFYCTCSTLTDTLRTMDLSVLQPYVPGQPKHFANFLDKALGVQKR from the exons ATGAAGACGGTGTTTGTTACTGTCGGCACCACGAGCTTTGATGAGCTCAGCAATACCATCACGTGCCCAGAGTCCGTGCAG GCTCTGAAGGCTCGCGGATATGAGCGTCTGGTTCTGCAGGTTGGAAGAGGATCAGTTGTTCCTGCGGCTGACAGCTGTCCGCAAGTCAAACTTGAAGTGTTTCGATTCAAAGATTCGATAGCGGAAGACATGAAGCAGGCGGACCTCATCATAAGCCACGCAG GGGCAGGAAGTTGTTTGGAGGCCCTCGGAGCAGGCAAGCCTCTGCTGGTCGTAGTGAATGACAAACTGATGGACAACCACCAGCTGGAGCTTGCCCGACAGCTCCACATAGACTCCCACTGTTTCTACTGCACatgcag CACCCTGACAGACACCCTGAGGACCATGGATCTCTCTGTTCTTCAGCCATACGTGCCCGGGCAACCCAAGCATTTCGCAAACTTTCTGGACAAAGCTCTCGGGGTTCAGAAACGTTGA